In a genomic window of Sporosarcina trichiuri:
- a CDS encoding DUF554 domain-containing protein encodes MVLYGTLVNVALIIAGSLIGRIFKNIPDRMKQTVMYGIALAVMAIGIQMTFESTQLLIVIISIVLGSVIGEWVNVDHMMEQAGKWLESKMPVQKDGPGISQGFVTATMIFVIGSMSIIGAIDSGLRNDHSVLMMKGIIDGFTAIILSSTLGIGVLFAAVPVFLYQGIITLFSTQISRVVPDDLLQLFISEMTATGGLMIFAIGLNLIGLTKIRVANFIPAIGVVAVIVTVMRLLGL; translated from the coding sequence GTGGTGTTATATGGAACGCTTGTAAACGTAGCGCTTATTATTGCAGGATCCTTGATCGGCAGGATCTTTAAAAACATACCGGACCGCATGAAACAGACCGTCATGTATGGGATTGCATTAGCGGTCATGGCAATCGGGATCCAGATGACATTCGAGAGCACACAGCTGCTCATTGTGATCATCAGTATTGTTCTCGGCTCGGTGATCGGCGAGTGGGTAAATGTTGATCACATGATGGAACAGGCCGGGAAATGGCTGGAATCCAAAATGCCTGTCCAGAAAGATGGACCAGGCATTTCACAGGGGTTTGTGACAGCGACGATGATTTTCGTCATCGGTTCGATGTCGATCATCGGCGCCATTGACAGCGGTCTCCGCAATGATCATTCCGTCCTGATGATGAAAGGGATCATCGATGGCTTCACGGCGATCATCCTCAGTTCGACGCTTGGCATCGGCGTCCTGTTCGCGGCGGTGCCGGTGTTCTTATATCAGGGGATTATCACGCTGTTCTCCACGCAGATCAGCCGGGTTGTGCCCGATGATCTGCTTCAGCTTTTCATCTCCGAGATGACAGCGACAGGCGGTCTGATGATCTTTGCCATCGGTCTGAACTTAATCGGCCTGACGAAGATCCGTGTAGCGAATTTCATCCCTGCGATCGGCGTGGTGGCGGTCATCGTGACGGTCATGCGTCTGCTTGGTCTTTGA
- a CDS encoding ParA family protein, with translation MGRIIAIANQKGGVGKTTTSVNLSACLAHIGKKVLLIDTDPQGNATSGAGINKGDVQNCIYDILIDDVPMKNVILPTKVPQLDCVPATISLAGAEIELVSTISREVRMKHAIQEVKEDYDYIIIDCPPSLGLLTINALTASDSIIIPVQCEYYALEGLSQLLSTIRLVQKHLNEQLVIDGVLLTMFDARTNLGIQVIDEVKKYFQDKVYKTIIPRNVRLSEAPSHGEPIIIYDARSRGAEVYLELAKEVVHNG, from the coding sequence TTGGGTAGAATCATCGCAATAGCCAACCAAAAAGGCGGCGTCGGAAAGACAACAACCTCCGTGAACCTCAGCGCCTGTCTTGCACATATCGGAAAGAAAGTACTGCTGATCGATACCGATCCGCAGGGAAACGCAACGAGCGGCGCTGGCATCAACAAAGGGGATGTACAGAATTGCATCTACGATATCCTCATTGACGATGTCCCAATGAAGAATGTCATTCTGCCGACAAAAGTGCCGCAGCTGGACTGCGTGCCCGCTACCATCTCGCTCGCAGGTGCGGAAATTGAACTGGTGTCCACCATTTCCAGGGAAGTGCGTATGAAACATGCCATCCAGGAAGTGAAAGAGGACTATGATTATATCATCATCGACTGTCCGCCATCGCTCGGACTGCTGACGATCAATGCACTCACTGCTTCCGACTCGATCATTATCCCGGTGCAATGCGAATACTATGCGCTCGAAGGACTGAGCCAGCTGCTGAGCACGATCCGGCTTGTTCAGAAGCACTTGAACGAACAGCTCGTGATCGACGGGGTACTGCTGACGATGTTCGACGCGCGTACCAACTTGGGGATCCAGGTGATCGACGAAGTGAAGAAGTATTTCCAGGACAAGGTCTATAAAACGATCATCCCGCGGAACGTACGGTTGAGCGAAGCACCGAGTCACGGGGAGCCGATCATCATCTATGATGCACGATCACGGGGTGCGGAAGTTTACTTAGAGCTGGCAAAGGAAGTGGTTCATAATGGCTAA
- a CDS encoding DHH family phosphoesterase — protein sequence MTSFFRKRRIRYPLAAISLLGVLAAVFLFLFNFWVGLTYTVLFFALIGASWKLEEQTYVDTEKHIETMSYRMKKVGEEALLELPIGIILLNEKQFIEWANPFAAQIFEEESLIGEELFELSEQFRPLLKDDVPEDLFLKVGERSFRLVYKAEDRLIYLFDVTKKRAIESLYYADRTVIGILLVDNYDELAQTMDDQTRSQLNSLVTSLINTWGADNGIFVKRVASDRFLAVFNESMLSELEKTKFAILDDVREKTAKQSNGLTLSIGVGAGSESLIELGELAQSSLDLVLGRGGDQVAIKRSDGKLKFFGGKTNPVEKRTRVRARVISHALRDLIQGSDQIFVMGHKMPDMDAIGAAIGVRKMARMNNVEGYVVVNFDELDASVNRLIQEIEQDPELYEHFIHPDEALAKMTGRSLVVIVDTHKPSMVIDERVIDKAEKLVVIDHHRRGEEFVQNTMLVYMEPYASSTAELVTELIEYQPKNEKLTMLESTAMLAGIVVDTKSFTLRTGSRTFEAASYLRTNGADTVLVQRLLKENIETYIERSRLIETVDIMDGGVAVAKGQNGEPYNSVLIAQTADILLTMQGVSASFVIAPRADGKIGISARSLGELNVQRVMEELGGGGHLTNAAAQLSVGTVEEAEAQLKQVILNDQERGD from the coding sequence ATGACATCTTTTTTTAGAAAACGGAGAATCCGTTATCCGCTGGCCGCCATCTCACTCCTCGGCGTACTTGCGGCCGTCTTCCTGTTCCTGTTCAATTTCTGGGTCGGGCTTACCTATACCGTCCTGTTTTTTGCGCTGATCGGCGCTTCCTGGAAACTTGAAGAACAGACATACGTGGACACGGAAAAGCATATCGAAACGATGTCCTATCGGATGAAGAAGGTCGGGGAAGAAGCATTGCTGGAACTCCCGATCGGCATCATTCTGCTGAACGAAAAGCAATTCATCGAATGGGCGAATCCGTTCGCCGCTCAGATTTTCGAGGAAGAATCGCTGATCGGCGAAGAGCTGTTCGAACTGTCTGAGCAGTTCCGTCCGCTCCTCAAAGATGATGTGCCCGAGGACCTGTTCCTGAAAGTGGGCGAGCGGTCCTTCCGCCTTGTCTATAAAGCGGAAGACCGGCTCATCTATCTCTTTGATGTAACGAAGAAACGTGCAATCGAGTCGTTATATTATGCAGACCGCACCGTCATCGGCATCCTGCTCGTCGACAATTATGACGAGCTGGCCCAGACGATGGACGACCAGACCAGAAGTCAGCTCAACTCGCTGGTCACATCGCTTATCAACACTTGGGGCGCAGACAACGGCATCTTCGTCAAACGGGTGGCCTCCGACCGGTTCCTCGCGGTCTTCAACGAATCCATGCTCAGTGAGCTGGAAAAGACAAAGTTCGCCATCCTCGACGATGTCCGGGAGAAGACAGCCAAACAGAGCAACGGCCTGACATTAAGTATCGGTGTCGGTGCCGGCTCCGAATCGCTGATCGAACTCGGCGAACTCGCACAGTCCAGTCTCGACCTCGTCCTCGGACGCGGCGGTGACCAGGTGGCCATCAAACGGTCGGACGGCAAGCTGAAATTCTTCGGAGGAAAGACCAATCCCGTCGAGAAACGGACGCGTGTGCGCGCGCGGGTCATCTCCCATGCGCTGCGTGACCTGATCCAGGGCAGCGACCAGATCTTCGTCATGGGTCATAAGATGCCTGACATGGATGCAATCGGGGCAGCCATCGGCGTCCGGAAAATGGCACGCATGAACAATGTGGAGGGATACGTCGTCGTGAATTTCGACGAATTGGATGCCAGTGTCAACCGGCTGATCCAGGAAATCGAACAGGATCCGGAGCTGTATGAGCACTTCATCCACCCGGACGAAGCGCTCGCGAAGATGACAGGCCGTTCGCTCGTCGTCATCGTGGACACGCACAAACCGAGCATGGTGATCGACGAACGGGTCATCGACAAAGCCGAGAAGCTCGTCGTCATCGACCATCACCGGCGGGGCGAGGAATTCGTCCAGAATACGATGCTCGTCTATATGGAGCCGTATGCGTCGTCCACAGCGGAACTCGTGACGGAGCTGATCGAATACCAGCCGAAGAATGAGAAGCTGACGATGCTCGAGTCGACCGCGATGCTTGCGGGCATTGTCGTCGATACGAAAAGTTTTACGCTGCGTACCGGTTCGCGGACATTCGAAGCGGCGTCCTATCTTAGGACGAACGGGGCGGACACGGTCCTCGTGCAGCGTCTGCTGAAGGAGAATATTGAAACGTACATCGAGCGCTCCCGTCTGATTGAGACGGTGGACATCATGGATGGCGGTGTCGCTGTCGCGAAAGGGCAGAACGGGGAACCGTACAACTCGGTTCTCATCGCCCAGACGGCGGACATCCTGCTGACGATGCAGGGGGTATCGGCCTCCTTCGTCATTGCACCGCGGGCAGACGGCAAGATCGGTATCAGCGCCCGTTCGCTCGGGGAGCTGAACGTCCAGCGGGTGATGGAAGAGCTGGGCGGCGGCGGCCATCTGACCAATGCGGCAGCCCAGCTGTCCGTCGGAACGGTCGAGGAGGCCGAGGCCCAACTGAAGCAAGTGATCCTGAATGACCAAGAAAGGGGAGACTGA
- the rsmG gene encoding 16S rRNA (guanine(527)-N(7))-methyltransferase RsmG: MNEEQFIAALNEKGISLSDHQAAQFRKYFELLVEWNEKMNLTAITDAPSVYLKHFYDSVSAAFFADFDKEAALCDVGAGAGFPSIPLKICFPDLHVTIVDSLNKRITFLHELADQLQLKDVQFVHARAEEFGQNPAYRERFDIVTARAVARLSVLAELCVPALKVGGQFIAMKGAAAEDELTDAKKALETLGVVLEDEYTFSLPLEASERTVFIFSKNKKTPAKYPRKPGTPNKTPIR; the protein is encoded by the coding sequence GTGAACGAAGAACAATTCATTGCAGCTCTCAACGAAAAAGGCATTTCCCTGTCCGACCATCAGGCTGCACAGTTCCGGAAGTATTTCGAGCTGCTGGTCGAGTGGAATGAAAAGATGAACTTAACAGCCATCACGGATGCGCCATCCGTCTATTTAAAACACTTCTATGATTCGGTATCCGCCGCTTTCTTTGCGGATTTCGATAAGGAAGCCGCACTGTGTGATGTCGGTGCCGGGGCGGGATTTCCAAGCATTCCGCTGAAGATCTGCTTCCCGGACCTACATGTGACCATTGTTGATTCGCTCAACAAACGGATCACATTCCTGCATGAACTGGCAGACCAGCTGCAGCTGAAAGATGTGCAGTTTGTCCATGCACGGGCAGAGGAGTTCGGTCAGAATCCCGCATACCGGGAGCGGTTCGACATCGTGACTGCCCGGGCAGTGGCGCGGCTGAGTGTATTGGCAGAACTATGTGTTCCCGCTCTGAAAGTAGGGGGGCAGTTCATCGCCATGAAAGGTGCAGCCGCCGAAGACGAACTTACAGATGCAAAAAAAGCACTTGAAACTCTCGGCGTTGTGTTAGAAGATGAATATACATTCTCGCTTCCTCTTGAAGCGAGTGAACGTACGGTATTCATTTTTTCAAAGAATAAGAAAACACCTGCTAAATATCCACGGAAACCAGGCACGCCGAATAAGACGCCTATCCGATAA
- the rpsR gene encoding 30S ribosomal protein S18 has product MMAPRRGGKRRRKVCYFTSNNITHIDYKDADLLKKFISERGKILPRRVTGTSAKYQRKLTSAIKRARIMALLPFVAEDK; this is encoded by the coding sequence ATTATGGCACCACGTCGTGGAGGAAAAAGACGTCGTAAGGTATGTTATTTCACGTCTAACAATATTACACACATCGACTACAAAGATGCGGACCTGCTCAAGAAATTCATTTCTGAGCGTGGAAAGATCTTGCCGCGCCGCGTCACAGGCACTAGCGCGAAGTATCAGCGTAAACTGACTTCCGCTATCAAACGCGCACGGATCATGGCTTTGCTACCGTTCGTAGCAGAAGACAAATAA
- a CDS encoding ParB/RepB/Spo0J family partition protein: protein MAKGLGKGINALFPGESLAQAETVEQINLKSITVNPYQPRKRFDESAIEELSASIKEHGVLQPIIVRKVGSANEIVVGERRFRAAKLAGLKEIPAVVRQLTDAESMELAILENLQREDLSPIEEAEAYQNLMDSLSLTQEQLAFRLGKSRPHIANHIRLLALPEKVRKEITDGKLSMGHGRTLLGLRKKEQIGIIAEKTMKEGLNVRQLEALVQKLNDNVSRETTKKNDKKDVFLIEQETTLREHFGTNVSIKKTKNRGKIEIEFFSEEDFERIMDMLND from the coding sequence ATGGCTAAAGGTCTTGGCAAAGGCATCAACGCATTATTTCCAGGAGAGTCACTTGCACAAGCGGAAACAGTTGAGCAGATCAATCTGAAAAGCATCACAGTCAATCCATATCAGCCGAGGAAACGGTTCGATGAATCAGCGATCGAGGAATTAAGTGCGTCCATAAAAGAGCACGGGGTTCTGCAGCCGATCATCGTCCGCAAAGTCGGATCGGCAAACGAAATCGTCGTAGGGGAGCGCCGGTTCCGGGCTGCGAAACTTGCCGGTCTGAAAGAGATTCCTGCGGTCGTCCGCCAGCTGACGGACGCCGAATCGATGGAACTGGCGATCTTGGAAAACCTTCAGCGGGAAGACCTGTCTCCCATCGAGGAAGCGGAAGCCTATCAGAACCTGATGGACAGCCTCAGTCTGACACAGGAACAACTCGCATTCCGGCTTGGGAAGAGCCGCCCGCATATCGCCAATCATATCCGTCTGCTCGCATTGCCGGAAAAGGTCCGGAAAGAGATTACGGACGGCAAGTTGTCAATGGGGCATGGCAGGACGCTGCTTGGCCTGCGAAAGAAAGAACAGATTGGTATTATCGCTGAAAAGACGATGAAAGAAGGCTTGAATGTCCGTCAGCTCGAGGCGCTCGTCCAGAAGCTGAACGATAATGTTTCACGTGAAACAACGAAGAAGAACGATAAGAAAGATGTCTTTTTGATTGAGCAGGAAACAACACTGAGAGAGCATTTCGGCACGAATGTATCCATCAAGAAAACAAAGAACAGAGGGAAGATTGAAATCGAATTTTTCTCTGAAGAAGACTTTGAACGGATCATGGATATGCTGAATGATTGA
- the ssb gene encoding single-stranded DNA-binding protein, producing the protein MINRVVLVGRLTKDPELKYTQSGIAVTRFTLAVNRPFSNQQGDREADFINCVAWRKQAENTANFLRKGSLAGVDGRIQTSNFEGQDGKRVFMTEVVADSVQFLEPKNANPDRSGSQGGAPSYGNQQYDRPYNQNQQQNQPSYQPNQQNYTRTDDDPFSSGGGPIEVSDDDLPF; encoded by the coding sequence ATGATTAACCGTGTCGTATTGGTCGGCCGATTGACAAAAGATCCTGAACTCAAATATACACAGAGTGGAATCGCGGTGACCCGCTTCACACTGGCCGTGAACCGTCCGTTCTCGAACCAGCAGGGAGACCGGGAAGCGGATTTCATCAACTGTGTAGCTTGGCGGAAACAGGCGGAGAACACGGCGAACTTCCTGCGCAAAGGAAGCCTGGCGGGTGTCGACGGACGCATTCAGACAAGCAACTTCGAAGGACAGGACGGCAAGCGTGTGTTCATGACGGAAGTGGTGGCAGACAGCGTGCAGTTCCTGGAACCGAAAAATGCGAATCCGGATCGTTCCGGCTCACAAGGCGGGGCTCCATCGTACGGAAACCAGCAGTATGACCGTCCGTATAATCAGAATCAGCAGCAGAATCAGCCATCTTATCAACCGAACCAGCAGAACTATACACGCACCGATGATGATCCGTTTTCATCTGGCGGCGGTCCGATCGAAGTATCGGACGACGACCTGCCATTCTGA
- a CDS encoding YybS family protein, which translates to MQDNARKLTYGAMMIALFAVLFAVSLFIPLLGSVTLFFIPLPIMLYRLRYDRSASLLVAVAAVLISALLGGFLSIPAALTLVVIGFVMGEAVRAGKSKFYTVMAAGTALLLSIVATYVGGVLFFQFNAIDAMMDMFQQAQQRMTDFMSDMGTLPEDAQKTIDDTFQYYRSTIPAMVMLSSLFGGYLFVAANFYTAGRVGADVQKFPPFREMKLPFATIVVYAAVVLLSFFLGKDTTSTGYLIYMNAILILRFAFLLQGLSLIYYFLHERKTPRAVTVIATIFALMLNPMTILLGTLDTAINIRAWIGNDKVN; encoded by the coding sequence ATGCAGGACAATGCACGGAAACTGACATACGGGGCCATGATGATCGCCCTGTTTGCAGTACTGTTTGCGGTCAGTCTTTTCATACCGCTGCTTGGCAGCGTGACTCTTTTCTTCATACCGCTGCCTATCATGCTCTACCGCCTTCGTTACGACAGAAGTGCTTCACTTTTGGTGGCCGTTGCCGCTGTTCTGATTTCAGCGCTGTTAGGCGGATTTCTTTCCATTCCGGCAGCCCTGACACTGGTCGTGATCGGGTTTGTCATGGGGGAAGCTGTCCGGGCGGGAAAATCGAAATTCTATACAGTGATGGCTGCAGGGACAGCTCTGCTGCTGTCCATTGTTGCTACATATGTGGGCGGGGTCCTCTTTTTCCAATTCAATGCGATTGATGCCATGATGGATATGTTCCAGCAGGCGCAGCAGAGAATGACCGACTTCATGTCGGACATGGGCACCCTTCCGGAAGACGCACAGAAGACCATTGACGACACATTCCAGTACTACCGTTCGACTATACCGGCGATGGTGATGCTGTCATCCCTTTTCGGCGGTTATCTGTTCGTGGCTGCAAACTTCTATACGGCAGGCCGCGTCGGAGCGGACGTACAGAAGTTCCCGCCATTCCGCGAGATGAAACTGCCATTCGCGACGATTGTCGTGTACGCAGCTGTCGTGCTGCTGTCCTTCTTTTTAGGGAAAGACACGACGTCCACGGGATACCTGATCTACATGAACGCCATTTTGATCCTGCGGTTTGCCTTCCTGCTGCAGGGACTGTCGCTGATCTACTACTTCCTCCATGAGCGGAAGACGCCTCGTGCGGTCACGGTCATCGCCACGATTTTTGCACTGATGCTGAACCCGATGACCATTCTACTCGGAACTCTTGACACGGCCATCAACATCCGCGCTTGGATCGGAAATGACAAGGTGAACTAG
- the ychF gene encoding redox-regulated ATPase YchF — translation MALTAGIVGLPNVGKSTLFNAITKAGAEAANYPFCTIDPNVGIVEVPDERLQKLTELVVPKKTVPTAFEFTDIAGIVEGASKGEGLGNKFLSHIRETDAICQVVRCFADENITHVSGKVDPVSDIEVINLELILADMESVDKRLQRVTKMAKQKDKEAMMEEPVLLKLKEAFEAGDSARSVDLTPEEQAVVKGMHLLTIKPMLYVANVSEDEIADAENNEYVQSVKDFARKDNAEVIVVCAKIEEEMAELDEDEKQMFLDELGIQESGLDQLIRAAYRLLGLATYFTAGVQEVRAWTFRKGMKAPQCAGVIHTDFERGFIRAETVAYEDLMAAGSMAAAKEAGKVRLEGKDYVVQDGDVMLFRFNV, via the coding sequence ATGGCTTTGACAGCTGGTATCGTCGGTCTTCCGAACGTCGGGAAGTCGACATTGTTCAATGCAATTACAAAAGCGGGGGCGGAGGCGGCGAACTATCCGTTCTGTACGATCGACCCGAACGTCGGGATCGTCGAAGTGCCGGACGAGCGGCTCCAGAAACTGACGGAGCTCGTCGTGCCGAAAAAGACCGTACCGACGGCGTTCGAATTCACTGATATCGCGGGAATCGTCGAAGGGGCGAGCAAAGGGGAAGGGCTCGGCAACAAGTTCCTCTCGCACATCCGGGAGACGGACGCCATCTGCCAGGTCGTCCGGTGTTTCGCGGATGAAAACATTACACACGTCAGCGGGAAGGTGGATCCGGTGTCTGACATCGAGGTCATCAACCTGGAACTGATCCTCGCTGACATGGAAAGCGTCGACAAGCGTCTTCAGCGGGTGACCAAGATGGCGAAGCAGAAGGACAAGGAAGCGATGATGGAGGAGCCGGTGCTGCTGAAACTGAAAGAAGCGTTCGAAGCAGGGGACTCCGCACGTTCCGTCGACTTGACACCGGAAGAGCAAGCGGTCGTCAAAGGGATGCATCTGCTGACCATCAAGCCGATGCTGTATGTCGCAAACGTTTCCGAAGATGAAATTGCAGACGCGGAGAACAATGAGTATGTCCAGTCGGTGAAGGACTTCGCCCGGAAGGACAACGCGGAAGTGATCGTCGTCTGTGCGAAGATCGAAGAAGAAATGGCGGAACTCGATGAAGACGAAAAGCAGATGTTCCTCGACGAACTCGGGATTCAGGAATCAGGACTCGATCAGCTGATCCGCGCCGCCTACCGCCTGCTCGGCCTTGCGACTTACTTCACGGCGGGTGTGCAGGAAGTGCGGGCATGGACATTCCGGAAAGGGATGAAAGCTCCACAGTGTGCCGGCGTCATCCATACCGACTTCGAACGGGGCTTCATCCGAGCGGAAACGGTCGCGTACGAAGACCTCATGGCGGCCGGTTCCATGGCGGCTGCAAAAGAGGCGGGCAAAGTCCGTCTAGAAGGAAAAGACTATGTTGTCCAGGACGGCGACGTCATGCTCTTCCGTTTCAACGTATAA
- the noc gene encoding nucleoid occlusion protein → MKNTFSRFFGNSEKGLPPIEEAEQPLVNESVEQIRIDLISPNRFQPRTIFSEEKIEELARTIHTHGIIQPIVIRQTEEDSYEIIAGERRYRAMKKLGWTEVPAIVRNLDDKETASIALIENLQREELTAIEEAYAYEQLLELHSLTQEALAQRLGKGQSTIANKMRLLKLPEEIKQAILSKELSERHARALIALKDPDLQRQVFQETLEKGLNVKQLEARIQEVLKPKEEKKQAPKRKSVSKDVRIAVNTIRQSLTMVTKSGIDLTTEEEDSEDFYTFTVKIPKSK, encoded by the coding sequence ATGAAAAATACTTTTTCACGTTTTTTTGGGAATAGTGAAAAAGGGCTCCCTCCAATCGAAGAAGCTGAACAGCCTTTGGTGAATGAATCGGTGGAACAGATCCGCATCGACCTCATTTCACCGAACCGCTTTCAGCCCCGCACAATATTCTCTGAAGAAAAAATAGAAGAGCTTGCGCGCACTATCCATACACATGGTATCATCCAGCCGATCGTCATCCGACAGACAGAAGAGGACAGTTATGAAATCATTGCCGGAGAGCGCCGCTACCGGGCGATGAAAAAACTCGGCTGGACAGAAGTCCCGGCCATCGTCCGCAATCTGGACGACAAAGAAACGGCTTCCATCGCGCTGATCGAGAACTTGCAGCGGGAAGAGCTGACTGCAATCGAAGAGGCCTATGCGTATGAGCAGCTGCTCGAACTGCATTCGCTTACACAGGAAGCACTGGCACAGCGCCTTGGAAAAGGACAGTCGACCATTGCCAATAAAATGCGGCTGCTCAAACTTCCGGAGGAGATCAAGCAGGCCATTCTCTCGAAAGAATTGTCGGAGCGCCATGCGAGGGCATTGATTGCTTTGAAGGATCCCGATCTGCAGCGGCAGGTATTTCAGGAAACGCTTGAAAAAGGGCTGAACGTCAAACAGTTGGAAGCCCGCATTCAGGAAGTGCTGAAGCCGAAAGAAGAGAAGAAGCAGGCACCAAAGCGCAAATCCGTGAGCAAGGATGTCCGGATTGCTGTCAATACAATCCGCCAGTCACTGACCATGGTGACGAAAAGTGGGATCGATCTTACGACGGAAGAAGAGGACTCGGAAGACTTCTATACATTCACCGTGAAAATCCCGAAATCGAAATGA
- the yyaC gene encoding spore protease YyaC, giving the protein MRNFDHAELNIRIHYKETGAVWKLSTLFLDNIPFTTKEVLFLCIGTDRSTGDALGPLIGSLLTENKLFPYQVIGTLENPLHALNLEETIALIQRHHPDAFLVAIDACLGKSDSVGQLLIQDGPLHPGKAVGKELPAVGNLAIKGVVNIGGFMEHSVLQSTRLHLSYEMGRTVSRALQLASGRSKTKQTHDRHDDRHHADRRDEIRYTDLRQAD; this is encoded by the coding sequence ATGCGAAACTTCGATCATGCCGAACTGAACATCCGTATCCACTACAAAGAAACCGGAGCCGTCTGGAAGCTGAGCACATTGTTTCTCGACAACATCCCCTTCACAACAAAAGAAGTACTGTTCCTCTGTATCGGAACCGACCGATCGACCGGTGATGCGCTCGGCCCGCTGATCGGTTCCCTGCTGACGGAGAACAAGCTGTTCCCGTATCAGGTGATCGGCACGCTGGAGAACCCGCTGCACGCCCTGAACCTCGAGGAGACGATCGCCCTCATCCAGCGGCATCATCCGGATGCTTTCCTTGTCGCCATCGATGCGTGTCTCGGGAAAAGTGACTCCGTCGGCCAGCTGCTCATCCAGGACGGCCCTCTCCATCCCGGCAAGGCGGTCGGGAAAGAACTCCCTGCCGTCGGTAATCTTGCCATCAAAGGCGTCGTCAATATCGGCGGGTTCATGGAGCATTCCGTTCTCCAGAGCACCCGGCTGCACCTGTCCTACGAAATGGGACGAACTGTTTCACGCGCTCTGCAGCTCGCCTCGGGGCGGTCAAAGACCAAGCAGACGCATGACCGTCACGATGACCGCCACCACGCCGATCGCAGGGATGAAATTCGCTACACGGATCTTCGTCAGGCCGATTAA
- a CDS encoding DUF951 domain-containing protein has product MEGKQFGLHDVVEMKKQHPCGTNSWKIIRMGADIRIKCQGCGHSIMIPRNEFAKKMKRVTEHAAQQD; this is encoded by the coding sequence ATGGAAGGGAAACAGTTCGGACTGCATGATGTAGTGGAGATGAAGAAACAGCACCCGTGCGGGACCAACTCCTGGAAGATCATCCGCATGGGTGCGGACATCCGTATCAAGTGCCAGGGGTGCGGTCACAGCATCATGATCCCGCGGAACGAATTCGCGAAGAAGATGAAGCGGGTCACGGAGCACGCAGCACAGCAGGACTGA
- the rpsF gene encoding 30S ribosomal protein S6, which translates to MRKYEIMYIIRPSVEDEAKKALIERFDGILTSNGAEIIESKEWGKRRLAYEIDDLREGFYQLVTLNAGAEAIDEFTRLANINEDILRHMAVRLDA; encoded by the coding sequence ATGAGAAAGTATGAAATCATGTACATCATTCGCCCAAGCGTAGAAGACGAAGCGAAAAAAGCATTGATCGAACGTTTCGACGGTATCCTAACTTCTAACGGTGCGGAGATCATCGAGTCGAAAGAGTGGGGCAAGCGCCGTCTTGCATACGAAATCGACGACTTGCGTGAAGGGTTCTACCAGCTGGTGACACTCAACGCAGGCGCAGAAGCAATCGACGAATTCACACGTCTTGCGAACATCAACGAAGACATCCTTCGTCATATGGCTGTTCGCCTCGACGCATAA
- a CDS encoding DUF3267 domain-containing protein, with protein MRVSEEPVKVIDLDLQKVARQGLWLTVVVTAGLLLADAVIRLLLRQEYMFSVTVWKVLGVVCGYFVLIVVHELFHLVGFRLFAHVPWRKMIVGVNLKLGIAYATTDEWMTNKAIRKALLLPFWTTGVIPALAGLCLSDGALLTLGGLLIGGAAGDFAMYQELRHCPDEWLVKDDPERPRLYLHERVE; from the coding sequence ATGAGAGTTTCAGAGGAGCCGGTGAAGGTGATTGATCTGGATCTGCAGAAGGTGGCGCGTCAGGGGCTTTGGCTGACGGTTGTGGTGACGGCGGGATTGTTGTTGGCGGATGCGGTGATCCGTCTGCTGCTGCGGCAGGAGTATATGTTTTCGGTCACTGTCTGGAAAGTGCTCGGTGTGGTCTGCGGGTATTTTGTGCTGATTGTCGTCCATGAGCTGTTCCATTTGGTCGGGTTCCGGCTGTTTGCGCATGTGCCGTGGCGCAAGATGATCGTCGGGGTCAATCTGAAGCTAGGTATTGCATATGCGACGACGGACGAATGGATGACGAACAAGGCGATCCGCAAGGCGCTGCTGCTCCCCTTCTGGACGACAGGTGTCATCCCGGCACTGGCGGGGCTGTGTCTGTCGGACGGGGCGCTGCTGACGCTCGGTGGTCTGCTGATCGGCGGTGCGGCCGGGGATTTCGCTATGTACCAGGAACTGCGACACTGTCCGGACGAGTGGCTGGTCAAGGATGACCCCGAACGGCCGCGGCTGTATCTGCATGAACGGGTGGAGTGA